Proteins co-encoded in one Mycobacterium mantenii genomic window:
- the opcA gene encoding glucose-6-phosphate dehydrogenase assembly protein OpcA, protein MIIDMPDATTTAVNKKLDELREKVGAVAMGRVLTLIIAPDSEEILEESLDAANNASHEHPSRIIVTMRGNPYADKPRLDAQLRAGGDTGASEVVVLRLSGPLSGHAASVVTPFLLPDIPVVVWWPDVAPAVPAQDPLGRLAIRRITDATNGVDPLAAIKSRLPGYTAGDTDLAWARITYWRALLTSAVDLTPHEPIESALVSGLGTEPALDILAGWLASRIDGPVRRAVGELKIELVRKSETIVLSRPQEGRTATLSRTSRPDALLPLARRETGECLAEDLRRLDPDEIYQSALEGIEKVQYV, encoded by the coding sequence GTGATCATTGACATGCCGGACGCCACCACCACTGCCGTCAACAAGAAGCTCGACGAACTGCGGGAGAAGGTCGGCGCTGTCGCAATGGGCCGGGTGCTGACGCTGATCATCGCGCCGGACAGCGAGGAGATCCTCGAGGAGTCGCTGGACGCGGCGAACAACGCCAGCCATGAGCACCCCAGCCGGATCATCGTGACGATGAGGGGCAATCCGTATGCGGACAAACCGCGCCTGGATGCGCAGTTGCGCGCCGGCGGTGACACCGGCGCCAGCGAGGTCGTGGTGCTGCGGCTGTCCGGACCATTGTCGGGTCACGCCGCCAGCGTGGTCACCCCCTTCCTGCTGCCCGACATTCCGGTGGTGGTCTGGTGGCCCGATGTCGCGCCCGCGGTTCCCGCACAGGACCCGTTGGGCCGGTTGGCCATTCGGCGCATCACCGATGCGACCAACGGGGTTGACCCGTTGGCCGCCATCAAGAGCCGGCTGCCCGGATACACCGCGGGCGACACCGACCTCGCCTGGGCGCGCATCACCTACTGGCGCGCGCTGCTCACCTCCGCCGTAGACCTGACGCCGCACGAACCGATCGAGTCGGCGCTGGTGTCCGGTCTGGGGACCGAGCCCGCCCTGGACATCCTGGCGGGGTGGCTGGCGAGCCGGATCGACGGTCCGGTGCGCCGAGCCGTCGGCGAGCTCAAGATCGAACTGGTACGCAAGAGCGAGACCATCGTCTTGAGCCGGCCGCAGGAAGGAAGGACGGCCACGTTGAGCCGGACGTCCCGGCCGGACGCCCTACTCCCCTTGGCGCGCAGGGAAACCGGTGAGTGCCTCGCCGAAGACCTGCGTCGACTGGATCCCGACGAGATCTATCAATCAGCGCTCGAAGGCATCGAGAAAGTGCAATACGTGTGA
- the zwf gene encoding glucose-6-phosphate dehydrogenase: MSPVRTPQQWHNPLRDKRDKRLPRIAGPCGMVIFGVTGDLARKKVMPAIYDLANRGLLPPSFSLVGFARRDWSTQDFGEVVHDAVKEHCRTPFRQENWDRLAEGFRFVPGAFDDDEAFGRLAETLDKLDAERGTGGNHAFYLAIPPKSFPVVCDQLHKSGLARPQGERWSRVVIEKPFGHDLESAQALNKAVNAVIPEESVFRIDHYLGKETVRNILALRFANQLFDPIWNAHYVDHVQITMAEDIGLGGRAGYYDGIGAARDVIQNHLMQLLALTAMEEPVSFSPSALQAEKIKVLSATQLAEPLDETTSRGQYTGGWQGGEKVVGLLDEEGFAKDSTTETFAAITLEVDTRRWAGVPFYLRTGKRLGRRVTEIALVFKRAPHLPFDATMTDELGTNAMVIRVQPDEGVTLRFGSKVPGTAMEVRDVNMDFSYGSAFAEESPEAYEQLILDVLLGEPSLFPVNEEVELAWEILDPVLDNWAADGKPEPYDAGTWGPDSAFEMLRRTGREWRRP; encoded by the coding sequence ATGAGCCCAGTCCGCACCCCGCAACAATGGCATAACCCGTTGCGGGACAAGCGCGATAAGCGGCTCCCGCGCATCGCGGGGCCATGTGGGATGGTGATCTTCGGCGTCACCGGCGACCTCGCCCGCAAGAAGGTCATGCCGGCGATTTACGACCTGGCCAACCGCGGGCTGTTGCCACCCAGCTTCTCCCTGGTGGGTTTCGCCCGCCGGGATTGGAGCACCCAGGATTTCGGCGAGGTGGTGCACGACGCGGTCAAGGAACACTGCCGCACGCCCTTCCGTCAGGAGAACTGGGATCGGCTGGCCGAGGGATTCCGTTTCGTGCCAGGCGCTTTCGACGATGATGAGGCGTTCGGCAGGCTGGCCGAGACCCTGGACAAGCTGGACGCCGAGCGTGGGACCGGCGGCAACCACGCCTTCTATCTGGCCATCCCACCCAAGTCCTTCCCGGTGGTGTGCGACCAGCTGCACAAGTCCGGGTTGGCGCGCCCGCAGGGCGAGCGGTGGAGCCGGGTGGTCATCGAGAAGCCGTTCGGTCACGACCTGGAGAGCGCGCAAGCCCTGAACAAGGCAGTCAACGCAGTCATTCCGGAGGAGTCGGTGTTCCGGATCGACCACTACCTGGGCAAGGAGACGGTCCGCAACATCCTGGCGCTGCGGTTCGCCAATCAGTTGTTCGACCCGATCTGGAACGCGCACTACGTCGATCACGTGCAGATCACCATGGCCGAGGACATCGGTCTGGGCGGGCGGGCCGGCTACTACGACGGCATCGGCGCCGCACGCGACGTAATCCAGAACCATCTGATGCAGCTGCTCGCGCTGACCGCGATGGAGGAGCCGGTCAGCTTCAGCCCGTCGGCGCTGCAGGCCGAGAAGATCAAGGTGCTCTCGGCCACCCAGCTCGCCGAGCCCCTCGACGAGACCACCAGCCGCGGCCAGTACACCGGCGGCTGGCAGGGCGGCGAGAAGGTAGTCGGGCTGCTCGACGAGGAAGGGTTCGCCAAGGACTCGACCACCGAGACGTTCGCGGCGATCACGCTCGAGGTGGACACCCGCCGCTGGGCGGGTGTGCCCTTCTACCTGCGGACCGGAAAACGGTTGGGCCGCAGGGTGACCGAGATCGCCTTGGTGTTCAAGCGCGCGCCGCATCTGCCGTTCGACGCGACCATGACCGACGAGCTGGGCACCAACGCCATGGTGATCCGGGTGCAGCCGGACGAAGGCGTCACGCTGCGCTTCGGCTCCAAGGTGCCGGGCACCGCGATGGAGGTCCGCGACGTCAACATGGACTTCTCCTACGGCTCAGCGTTCGCCGAGGAGTCGCCGGAAGCCTACGAACAGCTGATCCTCGACGTGCTGCTGGGCGAGCCGTCTTTGTTCCCGGTCAACGAAGAGGTCGAATTGGCTTGGGAGATACTCGATCCCGTGCTCGATAACTGGGCGGCCGACGGCAAGCCCGAGCCCTACGACGCGGGCACCTGGGGCCCGGATTCCGCGTTCGAGATGCTGCGCCGTACTGGTCGCGAATGGCGGCGCCCGTGA
- the tal gene encoding transaldolase: MTAQNPNLAALSAAGVSVWLDDLSRQRLQSGNLQELIDTKSVVGVTTNPSIFQKALAEGDAYDGQITELAERGADVDATIRTVTTDDVRNGCDVLKREWEASDGVDGRVSIEVDPRLAAETDKTIAQAVELWKIVDRPNLFIKIPATKAGIPAITAVLAEGISVNVTLIFSVERHRQVMDAYLAGLEKAREAGHDLSKIHSVASFFVSRVDTEVDKRLEKIGSEDAKALLGQAGVANARLAYAAYQEVFEGGDRYESLKADGARVQRPLWASTGVKNPDYSDTLYVTELVAPNTVNTMPEKTIDAVADHGEIKGDTVTGTAGAAQEVFDKLERIGIDLTDVFKVLENEGVEKFVDSWTELLEETQKQLDSASK, encoded by the coding sequence ATGACCGCTCAGAACCCGAATCTGGCGGCGCTGTCCGCCGCAGGCGTATCCGTCTGGCTCGACGACCTGTCGCGCCAGCGACTGCAGTCGGGCAACCTGCAAGAGCTGATCGACACCAAGAGCGTCGTCGGCGTGACCACCAACCCGTCGATCTTCCAGAAGGCGTTGGCGGAGGGCGATGCCTACGACGGCCAGATCACCGAGCTGGCCGAGCGCGGCGCCGACGTGGACGCGACCATCCGCACCGTCACCACCGACGACGTCCGCAACGGGTGCGACGTGCTCAAGCGCGAGTGGGAGGCCTCCGACGGCGTGGACGGCCGGGTGTCCATCGAGGTCGACCCGCGGCTGGCCGCCGAGACCGACAAGACCATCGCGCAGGCCGTCGAGCTGTGGAAGATCGTCGACCGGCCCAACCTGTTCATCAAGATCCCGGCAACCAAGGCCGGCATCCCGGCCATCACGGCCGTTCTCGCGGAGGGCATCTCGGTCAACGTCACGCTCATCTTCTCCGTCGAGCGGCACCGTCAGGTGATGGACGCCTACCTGGCCGGCCTGGAGAAGGCGCGCGAGGCGGGGCACGACCTGTCCAAGATCCATTCCGTGGCATCGTTTTTCGTGTCCCGGGTGGACACCGAAGTCGACAAGCGGCTGGAAAAGATCGGGTCGGAGGATGCGAAGGCGCTGCTGGGGCAGGCGGGGGTGGCCAACGCCCGGCTCGCCTACGCGGCTTACCAGGAGGTGTTCGAGGGCGGCGATCGCTACGAGTCGCTCAAGGCCGACGGGGCCCGCGTGCAGCGTCCGCTCTGGGCGTCCACGGGCGTCAAGAATCCCGATTATTCCGACACCCTGTATGTCACCGAACTGGTGGCGCCCAACACGGTGAATACCATGCCGGAGAAGACGATCGACGCGGTCGCCGACCACGGTGAGATCAAGGGCGACACGGTCACCGGCACCGCCGGGGCCGCCCAGGAGGTGTTCGACAAACTGGAGCGGATCGGCATCGACCTGACCGACGTCTTCAAAGTGCTGGAAAACGAGGGCGTGGAGAAGTTCGTGGATTCCTGGACCGAGCTGCTGGAGGAAACGCAGAAGCAGCTGGATTCCGCCTCGAAATGA
- the tkt gene encoding transketolase — protein MTTLEEISTLTQPHLPDDWSEIDSAAVDTIRVLAADAVQKVGNGHPGTAMSLAPLAYTLFQRAMRHDPSDTHWLGRDRFVLSCGHSSLTLYIQLYLGGFGLELSDIESLRTWGSKTPGHPEFRHTKGVEITTGPLGQGLASAVGMAMAARYERGLFDPDAAPGTSPFDHFIYVIASDGDIEEGVTSEASSLAAVQQLGNLIVFYDHNEISIEDDTNIALCEDTAARYEAYGWHVQRVEGGENVVGIEDAIANAKAVTDRPSFIELRTIIGYPAPKLMNTGKAHGAALGDEEVAAVKKELGFDPDKTFEVRDEVIAHTRKLVDRGKEAHEKWQADFDAWAQGQPERKELLDRLTAEELPDGWDADIPVWKTDDKALATRAASGKVLNAVGPKLPELWGGSADLAGSNNTTMDNVKSFGPPSISTKDYTADWYGRTLHFGVREHAMGAILSGIVLHGPTRAYGGTFLQFSDYMRPAVRLASLMDIDTIYVWTHDSIGLGEDGPTHQPIEHLAALRAIPNLSVVRPADANETAYAWRTILARGNGSGPVGLILTRQGVPILEGTDYDGVTRGGYILGSDGEDAGQDPDVVLIATGSEVQLAVDAQKLLADKDIVARVVSMPCVEWFESQPADYRDSVLPPTVSARVAVEAGVAQSWHKLVGDTGKIVSIEHYGESADYKTLFREFGFTAEAVAAAAEEVVDN, from the coding sequence GTGACGACACTCGAAGAGATCTCCACGCTGACCCAACCGCACCTGCCCGACGACTGGTCCGAGATCGACTCGGCCGCCGTCGACACCATTCGGGTGCTTGCCGCCGATGCGGTGCAAAAGGTCGGCAACGGCCATCCCGGGACGGCGATGAGCCTGGCGCCCCTGGCCTACACCCTCTTCCAGCGGGCGATGCGCCACGACCCCAGCGACACCCACTGGCTGGGCCGCGACCGGTTCGTCCTGTCCTGCGGGCACAGCAGCCTGACGCTGTACATCCAGCTCTACCTGGGTGGCTTCGGGCTGGAGCTGTCCGACATCGAGTCGCTGCGCACCTGGGGATCCAAGACACCCGGGCACCCGGAGTTCCGGCACACCAAGGGCGTTGAGATCACCACCGGCCCGCTCGGGCAGGGCCTGGCCTCGGCGGTGGGCATGGCGATGGCCGCGCGCTACGAGCGCGGGCTGTTCGATCCCGACGCCGCCCCGGGCACCAGCCCGTTCGATCACTTCATCTACGTGATCGCCTCCGACGGCGACATCGAGGAGGGCGTCACCTCGGAGGCCTCGTCACTGGCCGCCGTGCAGCAGCTGGGCAACCTCATCGTTTTCTACGACCACAACGAGATCTCGATCGAGGACGACACCAACATCGCCCTGTGCGAGGACACCGCCGCGCGCTACGAGGCCTACGGCTGGCACGTGCAGAGGGTCGAAGGCGGCGAGAACGTCGTCGGCATCGAAGACGCCATCGCCAACGCCAAGGCCGTCACCGACCGGCCGTCGTTCATCGAGTTGCGCACGATCATCGGCTATCCCGCACCCAAACTGATGAACACCGGTAAGGCGCACGGCGCGGCGCTGGGCGACGAGGAAGTTGCGGCCGTCAAGAAGGAACTCGGCTTCGACCCCGACAAGACCTTCGAGGTGCGCGACGAGGTGATCGCCCACACCCGCAAGCTGGTGGACCGCGGCAAGGAAGCGCACGAGAAGTGGCAGGCGGACTTCGACGCCTGGGCACAGGGCCAGCCCGAACGCAAGGAGCTGCTGGACCGGTTGACGGCAGAGGAGCTGCCCGACGGCTGGGACGCCGACATCCCGGTCTGGAAAACCGACGACAAGGCGCTGGCCACCCGCGCCGCGTCCGGCAAGGTGCTCAACGCGGTCGGCCCGAAGCTCCCCGAGTTGTGGGGCGGCTCGGCCGACCTGGCGGGCAGCAACAACACCACCATGGACAATGTCAAATCCTTTGGTCCGCCGTCGATTTCGACCAAGGACTACACGGCGGACTGGTACGGCCGCACGCTGCACTTCGGCGTTCGCGAGCACGCGATGGGCGCCATCCTGTCCGGCATCGTGCTGCACGGGCCGACCCGGGCCTACGGCGGCACGTTCCTGCAGTTCTCGGACTACATGCGCCCGGCGGTCCGGCTCGCCTCGCTGATGGACATCGACACCATCTACGTGTGGACGCACGATTCCATCGGGCTCGGCGAGGACGGCCCGACCCACCAGCCGATCGAACACCTCGCGGCACTGCGAGCCATCCCGAATCTGTCGGTGGTGCGCCCAGCCGACGCCAACGAGACCGCCTACGCCTGGCGCACGATCCTGGCCCGCGGCAACGGCAGCGGCCCGGTCGGACTAATCCTGACCCGCCAGGGCGTGCCGATACTCGAAGGCACCGACTACGACGGCGTGACCCGGGGCGGATACATCCTGGGCTCGGACGGCGAGGATGCCGGTCAAGACCCCGACGTGGTGCTGATCGCCACCGGCTCGGAGGTCCAACTCGCGGTCGACGCACAGAAGTTGTTGGCGGACAAGGACATTGTGGCGCGGGTGGTTTCCATGCCGTGCGTCGAATGGTTCGAGTCCCAGCCCGCCGACTACCGCGACAGCGTGCTGCCGCCGACCGTGTCGGCCCGGGTGGCCGTCGAGGCCGGCGTCGCGCAGAGCTGGCACAAGCTGGTCGGTGACACCGGCAAGATCGTCTCGATCGAGCACTACGGCGAATCCGCCGATTACAAAACCTTATTCCGTGAATTCGGCTTCACCGCCGAAGCCGTCGCTGCCGCCGCGGAAGAAGTAGTGGATAACTGA
- a CDS encoding heme o synthase: MSVRGRAAPSQLPSRVQGTVLAYLALTKPRVIELLLVTAIPAMLLAQRGTVHPLLIVNTLIGGMLAAGGANTLNCVADADIDKVMKRTARRPLARAAVSTRNALVLGLVLTVASFFWLWWTTNLLSGLLALATIAFYVFVYTLLLKRRTSQNVVWGGAAGCMPVMIGWSAVTGTIAWPALVMFAIIFFWTPPHTWALAMRYKDDYKAAGVPMLPAVATERQVTKQILIYTWLTVLATLALALATGWLYAAVAVVAGAWFLAMAHQLYAGVRAGEPVKPLRLFLQSNNYLAVVFCALAVDSAIGLPHLF; the protein is encoded by the coding sequence GTGAGCGTTCGCGGGCGCGCCGCGCCGAGCCAACTGCCAAGCCGAGTGCAAGGCACGGTGCTGGCGTATCTAGCGCTGACCAAGCCGCGGGTCATCGAACTGCTGCTCGTCACCGCGATCCCGGCGATGCTGCTGGCCCAGCGCGGCACGGTGCACCCGCTGCTGATCGTCAACACCCTGATCGGCGGAATGCTGGCCGCCGGCGGCGCCAACACCCTCAATTGCGTGGCCGACGCGGACATCGACAAAGTGATGAAGCGCACGGCGCGCCGGCCGCTGGCCCGGGCCGCGGTGTCCACCCGCAACGCCCTGGTGCTCGGTCTGGTGCTGACGGTGGCGTCGTTCTTCTGGCTGTGGTGGACGACGAACCTGCTCTCCGGGCTGCTGGCCCTGGCGACGATCGCGTTCTACGTGTTCGTCTACACACTGCTGCTCAAGCGCCGCACCTCGCAGAACGTGGTGTGGGGCGGCGCGGCCGGCTGCATGCCGGTGATGATCGGCTGGTCGGCCGTCACCGGCACCATTGCCTGGCCGGCGCTGGTGATGTTCGCCATCATTTTCTTCTGGACGCCGCCGCACACCTGGGCGCTGGCGATGCGCTACAAGGACGACTACAAGGCGGCGGGCGTCCCGATGCTGCCTGCCGTGGCGACCGAACGTCAGGTGACCAAGCAGATCCTGATCTACACCTGGCTGACCGTGCTGGCCACGCTGGCGCTGGCGCTGGCGACCGGCTGGCTGTACGCCGCGGTCGCCGTGGTGGCCGGGGCGTGGTTCCTGGCGATGGCCCACCAGCTGTACGCCGGGGTCCGCGCCGGCGAACCGGTCAAGCCGCTGCGGTTGTTCCTGCAGTCGAACAACTATCTGGCGGTGGTGTTCTGCGCGCTGGCCGTCGACTCGGCCATCGGGCTGCCGCACCTGTTCTGA
- a CDS encoding quinone oxidoreductase family protein, with amino-acid sequence MHAIEVSETGGPEVLRYIETATPKPGPGEVLIKAEAIGVNYIDTYFRTGQYPRELPFIIGQEACGTVAATGDGVSGFDVGDRVVSAATTGGYAEFSTAPASLTAKVPDVVASEVAASVLLKGLTAHYLLKSVYPVQRGDTVLVHAGAGGVGLILTPWAHLLGARVISTVSTPEKERLSRQAGADEVLPYPDDAAEFGARIRALTGGAGVAAVYDGVGATTFDASLASLAVRGTLALFGAASGPVPPVDPQRLNAAGSVYLTRPSLAHFIRTGDEFSWRAGELFDAIAGGSITVEVGGRYPLAEAARAHQDLQGRKTTGSIVLLP; translated from the coding sequence ATGCACGCAATCGAAGTCAGCGAAACCGGCGGCCCCGAGGTGCTGCGCTACATCGAGACGGCTACGCCCAAGCCCGGCCCGGGCGAGGTGCTGATCAAGGCCGAAGCCATCGGCGTCAACTACATCGACACCTATTTCCGCACCGGACAGTACCCGCGTGAGTTGCCCTTCATCATCGGGCAGGAAGCCTGCGGCACCGTCGCCGCCACGGGTGACGGAGTGTCGGGGTTTGACGTCGGCGACCGGGTGGTCAGCGCTGCGACAACCGGTGGGTATGCCGAATTCTCTACTGCGCCAGCATCATTGACCGCGAAGGTGCCGGACGTGGTGGCATCCGAGGTCGCGGCGTCGGTGCTGCTGAAAGGCTTGACCGCGCACTACCTGCTCAAATCGGTCTATCCGGTGCAACGCGGCGACACGGTGCTGGTGCACGCCGGCGCGGGCGGCGTCGGACTGATTTTGACGCCGTGGGCTCATCTGCTCGGCGCGCGGGTGATCAGCACCGTCTCCACCCCGGAGAAGGAACGGTTGTCCAGGCAAGCGGGTGCCGACGAGGTGCTCCCCTATCCCGACGACGCGGCCGAATTCGGTGCACGGATCCGCGCGTTGACCGGGGGTGCCGGGGTGGCGGCGGTGTACGACGGCGTGGGCGCCACCACCTTCGACGCCAGCCTGGCCAGCCTGGCCGTCCGCGGAACGCTGGCGCTGTTCGGCGCGGCAAGCGGACCCGTTCCGCCGGTCGACCCGCAGCGCCTCAACGCCGCCGGCTCGGTGTATCTGACCCGGCCGTCGCTGGCGCACTTCATCCGCACCGGCGACGAGTTCAGTTGGCGGGCCGGGGAATTGTTCGACGCGATCGCCGGCGGTTCCATCACCGTGGAGGTCGGCGGACGCTATCCCCTGGCCGAAGCGGCCCGCGCCCACCAGGATCTGCAGGGCCGCAAGACCACCGGCTCGATCGTGCTGCTGCCCTAG
- a CDS encoding COX15/CtaA family protein: protein MLLRVVDLLPNPSPGVQRLIAAAVILTQGGIAITGAIVRVTASGLGCPTWPQCFPGSFVPVAHAEVPRIHQAVEFGNRMVTFAVVITAALAVLAVTRARRRREVLVYAWLMPVSTVVQAVIGGITVRTGLLWWTVAIHLLTSMTMVWLSVLLYVKVGEPDDGVVRRRVVRPLRALTALSGLNLAAVLITGTLVTAAGPHAGDRSPTRTVPRLKVEVDTLVHMHSSLLIAYLALLVGLGFGLLAVRAARPVLVRLAVLLVLVFAQAAVGTAQYYTGVPAVLVALHVAGAAACTAATAALWASMRERAEPEPLAG, encoded by the coding sequence ATGCTGTTGCGAGTGGTGGACCTGCTCCCCAACCCCAGCCCGGGCGTGCAGCGCCTGATCGCCGCGGCCGTCATCCTCACCCAGGGCGGCATCGCCATCACCGGCGCGATCGTTCGCGTCACCGCCTCGGGGCTGGGGTGCCCGACCTGGCCGCAGTGTTTCCCGGGCAGCTTCGTCCCGGTGGCCCACGCCGAGGTGCCGCGCATCCATCAGGCCGTCGAATTCGGCAACCGGATGGTCACCTTTGCCGTGGTGATCACCGCCGCGCTGGCCGTGCTGGCCGTGACGCGGGCGCGGCGACGCCGCGAGGTACTGGTCTACGCCTGGCTGATGCCGGTGTCGACCGTCGTGCAGGCGGTGATCGGTGGCATCACCGTGCGCACCGGGCTGCTGTGGTGGACGGTGGCCATCCACCTGCTGACGTCCATGACGATGGTGTGGCTGTCGGTGCTGCTCTACGTGAAGGTCGGCGAGCCCGACGACGGGGTAGTGCGCCGGCGCGTGGTCAGGCCGCTGCGCGCCTTGACGGCCCTGTCCGGCCTGAACCTGGCCGCGGTGCTGATCACCGGCACGCTGGTAACGGCCGCCGGCCCGCACGCGGGTGATCGCAGCCCCACCCGGACGGTGCCGCGGCTGAAGGTCGAGGTCGACACCCTGGTGCACATGCACTCGTCGCTGCTGATCGCCTACCTGGCGCTGCTGGTGGGGCTGGGCTTCGGGCTGCTCGCGGTCCGTGCCGCCCGGCCCGTCCTGGTGCGGCTGGCGGTGCTGCTGGTGCTGGTGTTCGCGCAGGCCGCCGTTGGCACCGCCCAGTACTACACCGGGGTGCCCGCCGTGCTGGTCGCCCTGCACGTGGCCGGGGCCGCGGCGTGCACGGCGGCCACCGCGGCGCTATGGGCGTCCATGCGAGAGCGGGCCGAGCCCGAACCGCTCGCAGGCTGA
- a CDS encoding ABC transporter permease, giving the protein MLAAQFGLELKLLLRNGEQLLLTMFIPITLLVGLTLLPLGSFGQHRAATFTPVIMALAVISTAFTGQAIAVAFDRRYGALKRLGATPLPVWGIIAGKSLAVVTVVFLQAILLGAIGFALGWRPTPAALVLGAAVIALGTVVFAALGLLLGGTLRAEIVLAVANLMWFVFAGLGALTLETGITPTAVKLAARLTPSGALTEALSQAMTMSVDWFGVVVLAAWGAVGALSALRWFRFT; this is encoded by the coding sequence ATGCTTGCCGCGCAATTCGGCTTGGAGCTCAAGCTGCTGCTGCGCAACGGCGAACAACTGCTGCTGACCATGTTCATCCCGATCACGCTGCTGGTCGGGCTGACGCTGCTGCCGCTCGGCTCGTTCGGCCAGCACCGCGCCGCCACGTTCACCCCGGTCATCATGGCGCTGGCGGTGATCTCGACGGCGTTCACCGGGCAGGCGATCGCGGTGGCCTTCGATCGGCGCTACGGCGCGCTCAAGCGACTCGGGGCAACCCCGCTTCCGGTGTGGGGCATCATCGCGGGCAAGTCCCTGGCCGTGGTCACCGTGGTGTTCTTGCAGGCAATCCTGTTGGGCGCCATAGGTTTTGCGCTCGGCTGGCGACCGACGCCGGCGGCCCTGGTGCTGGGCGCGGCGGTCATCGCGCTGGGCACCGTGGTGTTCGCGGCGCTGGGGCTGCTGCTCGGCGGGACGCTGCGCGCCGAGATCGTGCTAGCGGTCGCCAACCTGATGTGGTTCGTCTTCGCCGGGCTGGGCGCGCTCACCCTGGAAACCGGCATAACGCCGACGGCGGTCAAGCTGGCGGCCCGGCTGACGCCGTCGGGCGCGCTCACCGAGGCGCTCTCGCAGGCCATGACCATGTCGGTGGACTGGTTCGGGGTCGTCGTTCTGGCGGCGTGGGGCGCGGTGGGCGCGCTGAGCGCGCTGCGCTGGTTCCGCTTCACCTGA
- a CDS encoding ABC transporter ATP-binding protein, giving the protein MSSAFPARESRESPNTVVRLRGVTKKYGSGATAVEAVSNLDLEVHAAEVLALLGPNGAGKTTTVEMCEGFTRPDAGTIEVLGLDPIADNARLRARIGVMLQGGGGYPAARAGEMLNLVAAYAADPLDPAWLLDTLGLTDAARTTYRRLSGGQQQRLALACALVGRPELVFLDEPTAGMDAHARLLVWELIDALRRDGVTVVLTTHQLKEAEELADRLVIIDHGVTVASGTPAELMRSGAKDQLRFSAPPRLDLSLLSSALPEDYKATEVTPGEYLVEGPVDPQVLATVTAWCARIDVLATDMRVEQRSLEDVFLDLTGRKLRP; this is encoded by the coding sequence GTGAGCTCGGCCTTTCCCGCCCGCGAATCGCGCGAATCCCCTAACACAGTTGTGCGGCTGCGCGGGGTCACCAAGAAGTACGGGTCCGGCGCGACCGCCGTCGAAGCCGTTTCCAACCTCGATCTCGAGGTGCATGCCGCCGAGGTGCTGGCCCTGCTCGGACCCAACGGCGCCGGGAAGACGACGACGGTCGAGATGTGCGAGGGCTTCACCCGCCCGGACGCGGGCACCATCGAGGTGCTCGGCCTGGACCCGATCGCCGACAACGCGCGGTTGCGGGCGCGGATCGGGGTGATGCTGCAGGGCGGAGGCGGCTACCCCGCGGCCCGGGCGGGAGAAATGCTGAACCTGGTGGCCGCCTACGCCGCCGATCCGCTGGACCCGGCGTGGCTGCTGGACACGCTGGGTCTCACCGACGCCGCCCGCACTACCTACCGGCGACTCTCCGGCGGCCAGCAGCAGCGGCTGGCGCTGGCCTGTGCGCTGGTCGGCCGCCCCGAACTGGTGTTCCTCGACGAGCCCACCGCGGGCATGGACGCACACGCCCGGCTGCTGGTGTGGGAGCTGATCGACGCCCTGCGCCGCGACGGCGTGACGGTGGTGCTGACCACGCATCAGCTCAAGGAGGCCGAGGAGCTCGCCGACCGGCTGGTGATCATCGACCACGGGGTCACGGTGGCCTCGGGCACGCCGGCCGAGCTGATGCGCAGCGGGGCCAAGGACCAGTTGCGGTTCAGCGCACCGCCGCGCCTCGATCTGTCCCTGCTGTCCTCCGCCCTGCCGGAGGACTACAAGGCCACCGAGGTGACGCCGGGCGAATACCTGGTCGAGGGGCCCGTCGACCCTCAGGTACTGGCAACCGTCACGGCGTGGTGCGCGCGGATCGACGTGCTGGCCACCGACATGCGCGTCGAGCAACGCAGCCTCGAGGATGTGTTCCTCGACCTCACCGGCAGGAAGTTACGGCCTTGA